GGACCACGCCGTCTACCTCGCCGCGTTCGCGCCGGAGACGTTCAAGGTGGGCGTCACCCGCGCCTGGCGGCTTGAGACCCGCCTGCGCGAGCAGGGCGCCGACCGCGCCGCACACGTCCACACCGTCTCGAACGGCCGGATCGCCCGCGAGATCGAGGCCGACGTCGCGACGCGGCTGGTCGACCGCGTCCGGACCGACGCGAAGGTTGGCGCGCTCGCGGCCGACGTCGACCGCGACGCCTGGGAGTCCGTGCTCGCGGAGTTCGACGTGATCGACCGCTACGCGTTCGACTACGGGCTGGACCTCGACTCGCGGCCGGTAGGCGAGACGCTCGCGACCGGCACCGTCGTCGGCGTCAAGGGCCGCCTGCTCGTCCTCGAACGCGGGGGGACCACCTACGCGGTCGACATGCGCGACCTCGTCGGCTACGAACTCGCGGCCGGATCGTCGAGCCGACGGCTGCAGTCGTCGCTGACCTCCTTCGAATAGTCATAACAACCCTTTTCCGGCACCGGGGTGAAGCCGGTGACATGGCAGACGAGAACGACCCCGACGCCGGCGAGAACGGCGAGGCGGGCGAGAACGGCGACGAGGCCGAGGAGAAGTCCTTCCGCGAGCGGGTCGAGGAGATCCGCGAGCGGCGCGCTGAGGAGGCCGAGGAGGGCGAGGCCCCCGAGAGCCCGTTCGGCGGCGGCGGTGGCGGCCCCGGCGGGATGGGCGGCAACCCGTTCGCCCAGATGATGGGCGGCATGATGGGCGGCGGTCCGGGCGGTCCGGGCGGTCCGGGCGGCGCCCG
The Salinilacihabitans rarus DNA segment above includes these coding regions:
- a CDS encoding DUF2797 domain-containing protein; its protein translation is MQIVGYEPSGTGSSLLLSDGDGGEVVRRRLDPGEALSYALGTRRCAGALDGDVHHACDRSAAPYCEYHASTWVCARCTGTCLKDEMDCYEDHAVYLAAFAPETFKVGVTRAWRLETRLREQGADRAAHVHTVSNGRIAREIEADVATRLVDRVRTDAKVGALAADVDRDAWESVLAEFDVIDRYAFDYGLDLDSRPVGETLATGTVVGVKGRLLVLERGGTTYAVDMRDLVGYELAAGSSSRRLQSSLTSFE